The following are from one region of the Silene latifolia isolate original U9 population chromosome 9, ASM4854445v1, whole genome shotgun sequence genome:
- the LOC141601481 gene encoding uncharacterized protein LOC141601481, with protein sequence MGWLWALGALQTKCKLMTYGVLDEDTCLLCGLGSESQEHVFFDCPYSRRVIHQIKQASGVDIPATNALDWCKNRQGSSVQKGVQHAMVLSAVYGIWQQRNSCRHELVLVRPEWLAKRILNDMKARIRERDKSPLSIFDVEWLESKNLM encoded by the coding sequence ATGGGGTGGTTATGGGCACTTGGGGCTCTGCAGACAAAGTGCAAATTAATGACCTATGGGGTTCTGGATGAAGATACTTGTTTGCTATGTGGACTGGGAAGTGAAAGTCAGGAGCATGTCTTTTTTGACTGCCCTTACAGTAGAAGAGTAATACATCAAATAAAGCAGGCCAGTGGGGTAGACATTCCTGCAACAAATGCTTTAGATTGGTGTAAGAACAGGCAGGGTTCATCAGTGCAGAAAGGAGTACAGCATGCTATGGTGCTCAGTGCAGTGTATGGGATTTGGCAGCAGCGCAACTCTTGCAGACATGAGTTGGTTCTAGTTCGTCCTGAATGGCTAGCAAAAAGAATTCTAAATGATATGAAAGCTAGGATCAGGGAGCGAGATAAGAGTCCTTTAAGCATTTTTGATGTTGAGTGGCTAGAGAGCAAAAATCTTATGTAA